The Betta splendens chromosome 7, fBetSpl5.4, whole genome shotgun sequence genome includes a window with the following:
- the LOC114858542 gene encoding plakophilin-1 — MMAMGVGCAEDTSLALPSDNGLRTGQQRVLDQVHTIKRSKSKHGMSSSPTVSPTSLNLQTSTINSEFGTFRFSPSKTNGTFSRNASTLSGGFKKAINGQRSRSLYTKNTVGRHFSTSGVAEQQVNSSRWNQTPNGLKPSRSDPILANLLSPAPGTLMKAKGQTAQNQPTLQSRVTRHSVQSATNGTQLTSSQTRMGRPPSTHSNTDGKMGTMKVSKTEMQQSGVSSAANMSDVITLDQAVAFLSHSEETYQQCGANYIQHITYKDEEAKHKVYQLGGIPTLVTLLQSPGSEVSQAAAGALRNLVFKNKENKCKVQQCEGIARALQLLKGTESTETEKQITGLLWNLSSEDDMKRELTTTAMPVLTDNVLVPFTAWSDKIKNNNVHPEVFYNATGCLRNLSYGQTDGRKAMRKCPGLIDSLMSYMQSCVAEDTPNDKSVENCACILHNLTYQLEEESPECFVKFKPEEKKTTSTVGCFSPKSSKAQKEIFINDVPEDSTASGVNWLCHPKAMAMYLSLLETSTNESTLEACCGALQNLTASKKPGSSAMSQILVQKLGAVNTLPTLMSSENKKLQSVALSLLSNMCRTSAVQASMVKPVLPKLCSLLSSGPQAMGRSDDTIASVCNTTRSLILSDTEVSKKSISGDMVSSLINLSEDRSFPKGSNAASALLYSLWYEKNLQSVLKKNGMTKGFFVNENTKKAHMSTQVVE; from the exons ATGATGGCGATGGGCGTCGGGTGCGCGGAGGACACGTCGCTCGCGCTGCCCTCGGACAACGGGCTGCGCACGGGGCAGCAGCGCGTGCTGGATCAAGTGCACACCATCAAGAGGAGCAAGTCCAAACACGGGATGAGCAGCTCGCCCACCGTTTCACCCACAA GCCTGAATCTGCAGACGTCCACAATCAACTCTGAGTTTGGAACGTTCAGGTTTTCTCCGTCCAAAACAAATGGCACCTTCAGCCGCAACGCCTCCACTCTGTCAGGAGGCTTCAAGAAAGCG ATAAATGGTCAGAGGAGCCGCAGTCTCTACACTAAAAACACTGTGGGGAGACATTTCAGCACCTCGGGCGTCGCAGAGCAGCAAGTCAACAGCTCCAGGTGGAACCAGACCCCCAACGGCCTCAAACCCAGTCGCAGCGACCCGATATTAGCTAATCTGCTCTCTCCCGCTCCTGGAACTCTTATG AAAGCCAAAGGGCAGACGGCACAGAACCAGCCCACCCTGCAGTCACGAGTAACTAGACACAGCGTCCAGTCCGCAACCAACGGCACCCAGCTGACCAGCAGCCAGACGCGCATGGGCCGCCCTCCCTCCACCCATTCCAACACCGATGGCAAGATGGGTACCATGAAAGTGTCCAAGACAGAGATGCAGCAGTCAGG AGTCAGCAGCGCAGCGAACATGTCCGATGTCATCACCCTGGATCAAGCGGTGGCGTTCCTGTCTCACAGTGAGGAGACTTACCAGCAGTGCGGAGCCAACTACATCCAACACATCACCTACAAAGACGAAGAGGCCAAGCACAAG GTTTACCAACTAGGGGGCATCCCCACTCTGGTGACCCTGCTGCAGAGTCCCGGCTCCGAGGTGAGCCAGGCCGCCGCCGGGGCTCTGAGGAACCTGGTGTTCAAGAACAAGGAGAACAAGTGTAAGGTTCAGCAGTGCGAGGGCATCGCTcgggcgctgcagctgctgaaggggACCGAGTCCACCGAGACTGAGAAGCAGATCACAG GCCTGCTGTGGAACCTGTCCTCCGAAGACGACATGAAGAGGGAACTCACCACGACGGCCATGCCCGTGCTGACTGACAACGTGCTGGTGCCGTTCACCGCCTGGTCAGACAAGATCAAGAACAACAACGTGCACCCAGAGGTCTTCTACAACGCCACCGGCTGCCTGCG GAACCTGAGCTATGGCCAGACCGACGGGAGGAAGGCAATGAGGAAGTGCCCCGGCTTAATCGACTCCCTCATGAGTTACATGCAGTCGTGTGTGGCAGAGGACACTCCTAATGACAAG TCTGTTGAAAACTGTGCGTGCATCCTTCACAACCTGACCTACCAGCTGGAGGAAGAGTCCCCAGAGTGTTTTGTGAAGTTCAAACCCGAGGAAAAGAAGACAACCTCTACGGTTGGATGCTTCAGCCCCAAGAGCAGCAAGGCCCAAAAAGAG ATTTTCATCAATGACGTACCAGAGGACAGCACAGCATCAGGTGTGAACTGGCTGTGCCATCCTAAAGCTATGGCCATGTACTTGTCTCTGCTGGAAACGTCCACTAATGAGAGCACCTTGGAGGCCTGCTGTGGCGCCCTGCAGAACCTCACTGCCAGCAAGAAACCG GGGTCCAGTGCTATGAGCCAGATTCTGGTTCAGAAGCTGGGGGCTGTGAACACCTTGCCCACTCTGATGAGTTCAGAGAACAAGAAACTGCAGAGCGTGGCCTTGTCCCTGCTGAGCAACATGTGTCGGACCAGCGCGGTGCAGGCCTCCATGG TAAAGCCGGTCCTGCCCAAACTCTGCAGCCTGCTCTCCTCTGGGCCCCAGGCCATGGGCCGGTCTGACGACACCATCGCCTCGGTTTGCAACACGACCCGGAGTCTGATCCTATCTGACACCGAGGTCAGCAAGAAGAGCATTTCTGGTGACATGGTGTCATCGCTGATTAACCTCAGTGAGGACAG GTCTTTTCCCAAAGGCAGTAACGCAGCCTCGGCGCTACTTTATAGCCTATGGTATGAGAAGAATCTGCAAAGTGTACTGAAAAAG AATGGGATGACCAAAGGGTTCTTTGTCAACGAGAACACCAAAAAGGCGCACATGTCGACCCAAGTGGTGGAGTGA
- the tnnt2a gene encoding troponin T type 2a (cardiac), translating to MPNLIPPKIPDGEKVDFDDIHRKRMEKDLMELQTLIEVHFESRKKEEEEIIQLKERIDKRRSERAEQQRIRSEREKERQKRLEDERARKEEEEAKKRAEDDAKKKKTLTSLHFGGYMQKLTEKRSGKRQTEREKKKKILSERRKCLDVDNLSQERLKEKAKELWEWMYELEAEKFDLQYQFTGQKYEINVLRNRVSDHQKT from the exons ATGCCGAATCTCATCCCCCCCAAGATCCCCGATGGAGAAAAAGTGGATTTTGAT GACATACACCGTAAAAGGATGGAGAAGGAcctgatggagctgcagacttTGATTGAAGTTCATTTTGAGAgcagaaagaaggaggaggaggagattatTCAACTCAAGGAGAGAATT GACAAGCGTCGGTCTGAGCGGGCGGAGCAGCAGCGGATCCGCagtgaaagagagaaggagCGACAGAAGCGACTGGAG GACGAGAGGGCTcgtaaggaggaggaggaggcgaagaagagagcagaggacgacgccaagaagaagaagacgctcACCAGCCTCCACTTTGGAGGTTACATGCAGAAGCTG ACTGAGAAGCGAAGCGGCAAGAGGCAgacggagagggagaagaagaagaagattctGAGCGAGAGACGCAAGTGTCTGGACGTCGACAACCTGAGCCAGGAGAGACTCAA GGAGAAAGCGAAGGAGCTGTGGGAGTGGATGTACGAACTGGAGGCAGAGAAGTTCGACCTGCAGTATCAGTTCACCGGCCAGAAatatgag ATCAACGTGCTGAGGAACCGTGTCAGCGACCATCAGAAAACGTGA
- the lad1 gene encoding ladinin-1, whose amino-acid sequence MSISRKNWSALSSLARQWTMEDEEEVERERRRRVKSSSGADPDSDVDHASRASPPAGTDPTSETSQSLSSVEQIQMDFVEMLRVRDEKRRMRHVETLRRQKEEGDDEGANGGGGARVELLGDVNEERGGEAPPARAASGPQPPRTASSSHSGSGAGTNGIPHRQAEGSESLGKSPNPSPPVNPARKFVSSVSISLDKGSPSSGRSAPMSPLSPAGPASPPPPWSPCQSPPPRGAKSPAHNGYAQQTSDSVFSPGGTSEQTTKPFIRQSSRTLSFRMMKKKEEESSPLQRSASVRMATKKFESNTNENEESPGSFQRNSRQRISSRSIQEKMERLAQAAQKSEVTRSPDVTQRTLFLMEEVSRKRGLFEKDQQTAASSSPGVSRQEFRNFASGMSDRISRWLNKTNPTGSLHTSADLRHVDIGSKRSLFEATADASASKSSQTK is encoded by the exons ATGTCCATCAGTCGGAAGAACTGGTCGGCGCTGTCCAG CCTCGCGCGCCAGTGGACgatggaggacgaggaagaggtggagcgagagaggaggaggagggtgaagagCTCGAGCGGCGCCGACCCCGACTCTGACGTGGACCACGCATCCCGAGCGTCGCCCCCCGCTGGGACAGACCCCACCAGTGAGACGTCCCAGAGTCTCAGCAG TGTGGAGCAGATCCAAATGGACTTTGTGGAGATGCTGCGCGTCCGCGATGAGAAGCGGCGGATGAGGCACGTGGAGACGCTGCGGCGgcagaaggaggaaggtgacgacGAAGGAGCCaacggaggaggcggcgccagggTGGAGCTCCTGGGGGACGTGAACGAGGAGCGCGGCGGCGAGGCGCCCCCTGCGAGAGCCGCGTCCGGACCGCAGCCCCCGAGAACGGCCTCGTCCAGTcacagcggcagcggcgccggcaccAACGGCATCCCACACCGACAG GCTGAAGGCAGCGAGTCGCTGGGGAAGAGCCCTAATCCCTCGCCGCCGGTGAACCCGGCCCGCAAGTTCGTCAG CTCCGTCTCCATCTCGCTCGACAAGGGCTCCCCCTCGAGCGGCCGCAGCGCCCCCATGAGCCCGCTCTCTCCGGCCGGCCCCGCGTCTCCTCCGCCGCCCTGGTCGCCCTGCCAGAGCCCGCCCCCCCGCGGAGCCAAGAGCCCCGCTCACAACGGATACGCGCAGCAG ACCAGTGACAGCGTCTTTTCCCCCGGCGGCACCTCTGAACAGACGACCAAGCCCTTCATCAGACAGAGCTCCAGGACTTTGTCTTTCAGG atgatgaagaagaaagaggaggagagctcGCCGCTGCAGAGGAG TGCAAGTGTGAGAATGGCTACGAAGAAGTTTGAGTCCAACACA aatgaaaatgaagaaagtcCAGGATCTTTTCAACGAAA CTCTAGGCAGAGGATTTCATCCAGGTCCATccaggagaagatggagagacTGGCTCAGGCTGCACAG AAGTCAGAAGTAACGCGGTCTCCAGATGTGACTCAGAGGACGTTGTTCCTGATGGAAGAGGTGTCGAGGAAGAGAGGCCTGTTTGAGAAGGACCAGCAGACAGCGGCGTCCAGCAGCCCTGGAGTTTCACGACAG gAATTTAGGAACTTTGCATCGGGGATGTCAGACCGGATCAGCCGCTGGCTCAACAAGACCAACCCAACTGGGTCCTTGCACACATCTGCT GACTTGAGACACGTGGACATCGGCAGTAAGAGGAGTCTGTTTGAGGCCACAGCAGACGCCTCTGCCTCTAAAAGCAGCCAGACGAAGTAA
- the tnni1a gene encoding troponin I, slow skeletal muscle produces MLKSLMVAKAKEELEQEIVEKEDEKQKYLAERAPPLNTSGLSLAQLQDLCRELHAKIDVVDEERYDIEAKVMLNKREIKDLNIKVLDLRGKFKRPNLRRVRVSADAILRSLLGSKHKVSMDLRANLKSVKKEDTEKKRPVEDSDWRKNVEAMSGMEGRKKMFDAAKGPAQ; encoded by the exons ATGCTCAAG AGTCTGATGGTGGCAAAGGccaaggaggagctggagcaggagattgTGGAGAAAGAAGACGAGAAGCAGAAGTATCTGGCAGAGAGGGCTCCCCCTTTGAACACCAGCGGCCTGAGCCTGGCCCAGCTGCAG gatctCTGCAGGGAGCTTCATGCCAAGATAGACGTGGTTGATGAAGAACGATATGACATTGAAGCTAAAGTCATGCTCAACAAACGTGAG ATTAAAGACCTGAACATCAAGGTGTTGGACCTCAGAGGGAAGTTCAAGAGGCCCAATCTGCGACGCGTCCGTGTGTCCGCTGACGCGATCCTGCGCTCGCTGCTGGGCTCCAAGCACAAAGTCTCCATGGACCTGAGAGCCAACCTCAAGTCTGTCAAGAAAGAGGACACGGAGAAG AAGAGGCCGGTGGAGGACAGTGACTGGAGGAAGAACGTGGAGGCCATGTCAGGGAtggaggggaggaagaagatgTTTGACGCCGCTAAGGGTCCTGCTCAGTGA